A stretch of the Actinomycetota bacterium genome encodes the following:
- the cobA gene encoding uroporphyrinogen-III C-methyltransferase: MVYLIGAGPGDPGLITVRGREALMRADVVLYDRLGTEQLMHLVRPDAELIDVGKAPGRAKLTQDEITALLVRLGQQGKVVARLKGGDPFVFGRGAEEAEALVQAGVRVLVVPGVTSAIGAPSAAGIPVTYRAMSTAFTVVTGHEDPVKDAEQNDWDRLAGLPHTLIVLMGMGRLRGIAERLITAGRPADQPAAAIQWGTTPRQRSVAATLGTIADRVEQEGLGNPAILVFGDVVSREPGLAAAGRGPLAGRSVVVTRARAQASQLAGALEALGANVIEMPVIRIQPTGRTAQAEAALDAIGDYDVIVLTSANGVEALAGLMAARGLDARTLRPEQVVAAVGPATAAVLANHGIRADVVPARFVAEAMVEALEAHPMDGRRVLIARALDARPVIADALRARGAEVDDVVVYETVAERPSDEVIAQALDADVITFTSSSTVTNTLAVLDDAQRARLAAGPRVVTIGAVTSSTARDAGLTVTTEAESSTIPSLVRAVVALASHQKDP, from the coding sequence ATGGTCTACCTGATCGGCGCCGGCCCGGGCGACCCCGGCCTCATCACCGTACGCGGGCGCGAGGCGCTCATGCGCGCCGACGTGGTGCTGTACGACCGCCTGGGCACCGAGCAGCTGATGCACCTGGTGCGCCCCGACGCCGAGCTCATCGACGTGGGCAAGGCGCCCGGGCGCGCCAAGCTCACGCAGGACGAGATCACCGCGCTGCTGGTGCGCCTGGGGCAGCAGGGCAAGGTGGTTGCGCGCCTCAAGGGCGGCGACCCGTTCGTGTTCGGGCGCGGCGCCGAGGAGGCCGAGGCCCTGGTTCAGGCCGGGGTGCGGGTGCTGGTGGTGCCGGGCGTCACCTCGGCCATCGGCGCGCCATCGGCCGCGGGCATCCCCGTCACCTACCGGGCGATGTCCACGGCGTTCACGGTGGTCACCGGGCATGAGGACCCGGTGAAGGACGCCGAGCAGAACGACTGGGATCGCCTGGCGGGCCTGCCGCACACGCTCATCGTGCTCATGGGCATGGGGCGGCTGCGCGGCATCGCTGAGCGGCTCATCACCGCCGGGCGACCGGCCGACCAGCCCGCAGCCGCGATCCAATGGGGCACCACGCCCCGCCAGCGGTCGGTCGCCGCCACCCTCGGCACCATCGCCGACCGGGTGGAGCAGGAGGGGCTCGGGAACCCCGCGATCCTCGTGTTCGGCGATGTGGTGTCGCGCGAGCCCGGGCTCGCCGCCGCGGGTCGCGGCCCGCTGGCCGGGCGCAGCGTGGTGGTCACGCGCGCCCGCGCCCAGGCCAGTCAGCTGGCAGGCGCGCTCGAGGCGCTGGGCGCGAACGTGATCGAGATGCCGGTCATCCGCATCCAGCCCACGGGCCGCACGGCTCAGGCCGAGGCGGCCCTCGACGCCATCGGCGACTACGACGTCATCGTGCTCACGAGCGCCAACGGAGTGGAGGCGCTGGCAGGCCTCATGGCCGCGCGCGGCCTCGATGCCCGCACCCTGCGCCCCGAGCAGGTAGTGGCGGCCGTGGGCCCGGCCACCGCGGCCGTGCTGGCCAACCACGGCATCCGCGCCGATGTCGTGCCCGCGCGGTTCGTGGCGGAGGCCATGGTCGAGGCCCTCGAGGCCCACCCGATGGATGGCCGCCGGGTGCTCATCGCGCGTGCGCTCGATGCGCGCCCGGTCATCGCCGACGCCCTGCGCGCTCGCGGCGCGGAGGTGGACGACGTGGTCGTCTACGAGACCGTGGCCGAGCGCCCCTCCGACGAGGTCATCGCGCAGGCGCTCGACGCCGACGTCATCACCTTCACCTCGTCCTCCACCGTCACCAACACGCTCGCGGTGCTCGACGATGCCCAGCGCGCCCGCCTGGCAGCCGGCCCCCGCGTGGTGACCATCGGCGCGGTAACGTCGTCCACCGCGCGCGACGCCGGCCTGACCGTCACCACCGAGGCCGAGTCCAGCACGATCCCCAGCCTCGTCCGGGCGGTCGTCGCCCTCGCAAGCCACCAGAAGGACCCTTGA
- a CDS encoding SAM-dependent chlorinase/fluorinase → MSRPLGFLTDYGPQTEHVGALHAVAATIAPGSDRIDLAHDVPPGDVRWGAILVDRLVRLMPRESVTTCVVDPGVGTTRRAVALELEWGKVVVGPDDGLLGLAAERLGPVRAVEITSPNHMRQPVSATFHGRDIFAPAAAHLAEGVPLDALGPEIDPADILRPHLPEAEAMPGTLEALVAGVDRFGNLALWATAEHLMAAGLVEGNRLWVASAEGGRSQATLGRTFADVPRGALLAYIDSGGLLSVALNGGSAEDRLRATAGEIVALMRQE, encoded by the coding sequence ATGAGCCGACCGCTGGGCTTCCTCACCGACTACGGCCCGCAGACCGAGCACGTGGGGGCGCTGCACGCGGTGGCTGCCACCATCGCGCCGGGGTCGGACCGCATCGACCTGGCGCACGACGTGCCGCCGGGCGACGTGCGGTGGGGGGCGATCCTCGTAGATCGCCTGGTGCGCCTGATGCCGCGCGAGTCGGTGACCACCTGCGTGGTGGACCCGGGCGTGGGCACCACCCGGAGGGCCGTTGCACTGGAGCTGGAGTGGGGCAAGGTGGTGGTGGGCCCCGACGACGGGCTGCTGGGCCTCGCGGCCGAGCGGCTGGGCCCCGTGCGCGCAGTGGAGATCACCTCGCCCAACCACATGCGCCAGCCGGTGTCGGCCACCTTCCATGGGCGCGACATCTTCGCCCCCGCGGCAGCGCACCTGGCCGAGGGCGTGCCGCTCGACGCCCTGGGCCCCGAGATCGACCCGGCCGACATCCTGCGCCCGCACCTTCCCGAGGCCGAAGCCATGCCGGGCACCCTCGAGGCGCTGGTGGCAGGCGTCGACCGCTTCGGCAACCTCGCCCTGTGGGCCACAGCCGAGCACCTCATGGCCGCCGGGCTGGTGGAGGGCAACCGCCTCTGGGTGGCGAGCGCCGAGGGCGGCCGCTCGCAGGCCACGCTGGGCCGCACATTCGCCGACGTGCCGCGCGGCGCCCTGCTCGCCTACATCGACTCAGGCGGGCTGCTGTCGGTGGCGCTGAACGGCGGCAGCGCCGAGGACCGGCTGCGCGCGACGGCCGGGGAGATCGTCGCCCTCATGCGCCAGGAGTAG
- a CDS encoding glycosyltransferase: MDLSIVVPAYDEERRLQPTLDGWAAWMDGFEGSVELVVSDDGSSDGTVALVERAAARDSRIRLNQLPQNQGKGGAVRSGMLAARGEYRFYVDADMNIAPFHVEPALALLRSGVADVVTGKRSLSAYAETERSPARLAAGAAVQVTRRLLVLPVISDTQAGFKGFTADWARRVFEKATVDSFAFDIEVLYLARRMGARIAEMPVSVEFRDESTFDVGKHLPPFIEDIWRIRMNSWRGRYS, from the coding sequence ATGGATCTCTCGATCGTCGTGCCCGCCTATGACGAGGAGCGTCGGCTGCAGCCCACGCTTGACGGCTGGGCTGCCTGGATGGATGGGTTCGAGGGCTCCGTGGAGCTGGTGGTGAGCGACGATGGCAGCAGCGACGGCACCGTGGCGCTGGTGGAGCGGGCGGCGGCGCGCGATTCGCGCATCCGGCTGAACCAGCTGCCCCAGAATCAGGGCAAGGGCGGGGCCGTGCGGTCGGGCATGCTGGCCGCCAGGGGCGAGTACCGGTTCTACGTGGACGCCGATATGAACATCGCGCCGTTCCACGTGGAGCCCGCGCTGGCGCTGCTGCGGTCCGGCGTGGCCGACGTGGTCACCGGCAAGCGCAGCCTGTCGGCCTACGCGGAGACCGAGCGCAGCCCGGCGCGGCTCGCGGCGGGGGCCGCCGTGCAGGTGACCCGGCGGCTGCTGGTGCTGCCGGTGATCAGCGACACACAGGCGGGGTTCAAGGGGTTCACGGCCGACTGGGCCCGGCGGGTATTCGAGAAAGCCACGGTCGACTCGTTCGCATTCGACATCGAGGTGCTCTACCTGGCCCGGCGCATGGGCGCGCGCATCGCCGAGATGCCGGTGTCGGTGGAGTTCCGCGACGAGTCGACGTTCGACGTGGGCAAGCACCTGCCGCCGTTCATCGAAGACATCTGGCGCATCCGCATGAACTCCTGGCGGGGGCGGTACTCCTGA